From the Saimiri boliviensis isolate mSaiBol1 chromosome X, mSaiBol1.pri, whole genome shotgun sequence genome, one window contains:
- the SLITRK2 gene encoding SLIT and NTRK-like protein 2 has translation MLSGVWFLSVLTVAGILQTESRKTAKDICKIRCLCEEKENVLNINCENKGFTTVSLLQPPQYRIYQLFLNGNLLTRLYPNEFVNYSNAVTLHLGNNGLQEIRTGAFSGLKTLKRLHLNNNKLEILREDTFLGLESLEYLQADYNYISAIEAGAFSKLNKLKVLILNDNLLLSLPSNVFRFVLLTHLDLRGNRLKVMPFAGVLEHIGGIMEIQLEENPWNCTCDLLPLKAWLDTITVFVGEIVCETPFRLHGKDVTQLTRQDLCPRKSASDSSQRGSHADTHVQRLSPTMNPALSPTRAPKASRPPKMRNRPTPRVTVSKDRQSFGPIMVYQTKPPVPLTCPSSCVCTSQSSDNGLNVNCQERKFTNISDLQPKPTSPKKLYLTGNYLQTVYKNDLLEYGSLDLLHLGNNRIAVIQEGAFTNLTSLRRLYLNGNYLEVLYPSMFDGLQSLQYLYLEYNVIKEIKPLTFDALINLQLLFLNNNLLRSLPDNIFGGTALTRLNLRNNHFSHLPVKGVLDQLPAFIQIDLQENPWDCTCDIMGLKDWTEHANSPVIINEVTCESPAKHAGEILKFLGREAICPESPNLSDGTILSMNHNTDTPRSLSVSPSSYPELHTEVPLSVLILGLLVVFILSVCFGAGLFVFVLKRRKGVPSVPRNTNNLDASSFQLQYGSYNTETHDKTDGHVYNYITPPVGQMCQNPIYMQKEGDPVAYYRNLQEFSYSNLEEKKEEPATSAYTISATELLEKQATPREPELLYQNIAERVKELPSAGLVHYNFCTLPKRQFAPSYESRRQNQDRINKTVLYGTPRKCFVGQSKPNHPLLQAKPQSEPDYLEVLEKQTAISQL, from the coding sequence ATGCTGAGCGGCGTTTGGTTCCTCAGTGTGTTAACCGTGGCCGGGATCTTACAGACGGAGAGTCGCAAAACTGCCAAAGACATTTGCAAGATCCGCTGTCTGTGCGAAGAGAAGGAAAACGTACTGAATATTAACTGTGAAAACAAAGGATTTACAACAGTTAGCCTGCTCCAGCCCCCCCAGTATAGAATCTATCAGCTTTTTCTCAATGGAAACCTCTTGACAAGACTGTATCCAAACGAATTTGTCAATTACTCCAACGCAGTGACTCTTCACCTAGGTAACAACGGGTTACAGGAGATCCGAACGGGGGCATTCAGTGGCCTGAAAACCCTCAAGAGACTGCATCTTAACAACAACAAGCTCGAGATATTGAGGGAGGACACTTTCCTGGGCCTGGAGAGCCTGGAGTATCTCCAGGCCGACTACAATTACATCAGTGCCATCGAGGCTGGGGCATTCAGCAAACTTAACAAGCTCAAAGTGCTCATCCTGAATGACAACCTTCTGCTTTCACTGCCCAGCAATGTGTTCCGTTTTGTCCTGCTGACCCACTTAGACCTCAGGGGGAATAGGCTAAAAGTAATGCCTTTTGCTGGCGTCCTTGAACATATTGGAGGGATCATGGAGATTCAGCTGGAGGAAAACCCCTGGAATTGCACCTGTGACTTACTTCCTCTCAAGGCTTGGCTAGACACCATAACTGTGTTTGTGGGGGAGATCGTCTGCGAAACGCCCTTTAGGTTGCATGGGAAAGATGTGACCCAGCTGACCAGGCAAGACCTCTGTCCCAGAAAAAGTGCCAGTGATTCCAGTCAGAGGGGCAGCCATGCCGACACACACGTCCAAAGGCTGTCACCTACAATGAATCCTGCCCTCAGCCCAACCAGGGCTCCCAAAGCCAGCCGGCCACCCAAAATGCGAAATCGTCCAACTCCCCGGGTGACTGTGTCAAAGGACAGGCAAAGTTTCGGACCCATTATGGTGTACCAGACCAAGCCTCCTGTGCCTCTCACATGTCCCAGCAGCTGTGTCTGCACTTCTCAGAGCTCAGACAATGGTCTGAATGTAAACTGCCAAGAAAGGAAGTTCACTAATATCTCTGACCTGCAGCCCAAACCTACCAGTCCAAAGAAACTTTACCTAACAGGGAACTATCTTCAAACTGTCTATAAGAATGACCTCTTAGAATACGGTTCTTTGGACTTACTGCATTTAGGAAACAACCGGATTGCAGTCATTCAGGAAGGTGCCTTTACAAACCTGACCAGTTTACGCAGACTTTATCTGAATGGCAATTACCTTGAAGTGCTGTATCCTTCTATGTTTGATGGACTGCAGAGCTTGCAATATCTCTATTTAGAGTATAATGTCATTAAGGAAATTAAGCCTCTGACATTTGATGCTTTGATTAACCTACAGCTACTGTTTCTGAATAACAACCTTCTTCGGTCCTTACCTGATAACATCTTTGGGGGTACGGCCCTCACCAGGCTGAATCTGAGAAACAACCATTTTTCTCACCTGCCTGTGAAAGGGGTCTTAGATCAACTGCCGGCTTTCATCCAGATAGATCTGCAAGAGAACCCATGGGACTGTACCTGTGACATCATGGGGTTAAAAGACTGGACAGAACATGCCAATTCTCCTGTCATCATCAATGAGGTGACTTGTGAATCTCCTGCTAAGCATGCAGGGGAGATACTAAAATTTCTGGGGAGGGAGGCTATCTGTCCGGAGAGTCCAAACTTGTCAGATGGGACCATTTTGTCAATGAATCACAATACAGACACACCTCGCTCACTTAGTGTGTCTCCTAGTTCCTATCCTGAACTACACACCGAAGTCCcactttctgtcttaattttggGATTGCTTGTTGTTTTCATCTTATCTGTCTGTTTTGGGGCTGGCTTATTCGTCTTTGTCTTGAAACGTCGAAAGGGAGTGCCAAGTGTTCCCAGGAATACCAACAACTTAGACGCAAGTTCCTTTCAATTACAGTATGGGTCTTACAACACTGAGACTCACGATAAAACAGACGGCCATGTCTACAACTATATCACCCCACCTGTGGGTCAGATGTGCCAAAACCCCATCTACATGCAGAAGGAAGGAGACCCAGTAGCTTATTACCGAAACCTGCAAGAGTTCAGCTATAGCAAcctggaggagaaaaaagaagagccagCCACATCTGCTTACACAATAAGTGCCACTGAGCTGCTAGAAAAGCAGGCCACACCAAGAGAGCCTGAGCTGCTGTATCAAAATATTGCTGAGCGAGTCAAGGAACTCCCCAGCGCAGGCCTAGTCCACTATAACTTTTGTACCTTACCTAAACGGCAGTTTGCCCCTTCCTATGAATCTCGACGCCAAAACCAAGACAGAATCAATAAAACCGTTTTATATGGAACTCCCAGGAAATGCTTTGTGGGGCAGTCAAAACCCAACCACCCTTTACTGCAAGCTAAGCCGCAGTCAGAACCGGACTACCTCGAAGTTCTGGAGAAACAAACTGCAATCAGTCAGCTGTGA